A portion of the Streptomyces sp. YPW6 genome contains these proteins:
- the sufD gene encoding Fe-S cluster assembly protein SufD → MAEAQNTPVGSTTAGSIAVAAESTVATRMSAPPSFDVADFPVPHGREEEWRFTPLERLRGLHDGTAVATGSGVKVAIEAPEGVTVETVGRDDSRLGKAGTPVDRVAAQAYSAFEQASVVTVAKEAVLTEPIRIAVHGEGGTAFGHQLIELGAFAEAVVVIDHTGDAVLAANVDYVLGDGAKLTVVSVQDWDDTAVHVGQHNALVGRDASFKSIVVTFGGDVVRLHPRVAYAATGGEAELFGLYFTDKGQHQEHRLLVDHNTPHCKSNAVYKGALQGDGAHAVWIGDVLIQAAAEGTDTYEMNRNLVLTDGARVDSVPNLEIETGEIVGAGHASATGRFDDEQLFYLQSRGIPAEEARRLVVRGFFAELVQQIGLPDVEERLIEKIEAELKASV, encoded by the coding sequence ATGGCTGAGGCTCAGAACACTCCGGTGGGCTCCACCACCGCCGGCTCCATCGCGGTCGCCGCGGAGTCGACCGTCGCCACGCGCATGAGCGCTCCCCCCTCCTTCGACGTCGCGGACTTCCCCGTCCCGCACGGCCGCGAGGAGGAGTGGCGCTTCACGCCGCTGGAGCGCCTGCGCGGGCTGCACGACGGCACCGCCGTCGCCACCGGCAGCGGCGTCAAGGTCGCCATCGAGGCCCCCGAGGGTGTCACCGTCGAGACCGTCGGCCGGGACGACTCCCGGCTCGGCAAGGCCGGCACCCCGGTGGACCGGGTCGCCGCCCAGGCGTACAGCGCCTTCGAGCAGGCCTCGGTCGTCACGGTCGCCAAGGAAGCCGTGCTCACCGAGCCGATCCGGATCGCCGTGCACGGCGAGGGCGGCACCGCCTTCGGCCACCAGCTCATCGAGCTGGGCGCCTTCGCCGAGGCCGTCGTCGTCATCGACCACACCGGTGACGCGGTGCTCGCCGCCAACGTCGACTACGTCCTGGGCGACGGCGCCAAGCTGACCGTCGTCTCCGTCCAGGACTGGGACGACACGGCCGTCCACGTCGGCCAGCACAACGCGCTGGTCGGCCGGGACGCCTCGTTCAAGTCGATCGTCGTCACCTTCGGCGGCGACGTCGTGCGCCTGCACCCCCGGGTCGCCTACGCGGCCACCGGCGGCGAGGCGGAGCTCTTCGGCCTGTACTTCACCGACAAGGGCCAGCACCAGGAGCACCGCCTCCTGGTCGACCACAACACCCCGCACTGCAAGTCGAACGCGGTGTACAAGGGCGCCCTCCAGGGCGACGGCGCGCACGCCGTCTGGATCGGCGACGTCCTCATCCAGGCCGCCGCCGAGGGCACCGACACCTACGAGATGAACCGGAACCTCGTCCTCACCGACGGCGCCCGGGTCGACTCCGTGCCCAACCTGGAGATCGAGACCGGCGAGATCGTCGGCGCCGGCCACGCCTCGGCGACCGGCCGCTTCGACGACGAGCAGCTCTTCTACCTCCAGTCCCGCGGTATCCCGGCCGAGGAGGCCCGCCGCCTCGTCGTGCGCGGCTTCTTCGCCGAGCTGGTCCAGCAGATCGGTCTGCCGGACGTCGAGGAGCGGCTCATCGAGAAGATCGAGGCCGAGCTGAAGGCGTCCGTCTGA
- a CDS encoding bifunctional 3-phenylpropionate/cinnamic acid dioxygenase ferredoxin subunit — protein sequence MSFVKVCALSELEDDTPKRVELDGTPVSVVRTGGEVFAINDICSHANVSLSEGEVEDCAIECWLHGSSFDLRTGKPSGLPATRPVPVYPVKIEGDDVLVSVTQES from the coding sequence ATGTCCTTCGTCAAGGTCTGTGCGCTGAGTGAGCTGGAGGACGACACCCCCAAGCGGGTGGAGCTCGACGGCACACCCGTCTCCGTCGTCCGCACCGGGGGCGAGGTGTTCGCGATCAACGACATCTGCTCGCACGCGAACGTCTCCCTCTCCGAGGGCGAGGTGGAGGACTGCGCGATCGAGTGCTGGCTGCACGGATCGTCGTTCGACCTCCGCACCGGCAAGCCGTCCGGCCTTCCCGCGACGCGCCCCGTCCCCGTATACCCCGTAAAGATCGAAGGGGACGATGTGCTCGTCTCCGTCACCCAGGAGTCCTGA